A portion of the Bacillus thuringiensis genome contains these proteins:
- a CDS encoding LysR family transcriptional regulator gives MDLEAVRSFIEVKHTRSLSKASKILHISQPALSKQIQKLEADLEVTLLKRSAQGVELTEAGELFIKRMVPILEQINEAKTEMRGYQENRKFSIGILPSLAEHYILECKDVLGDEFEVEWQIGHTEVLRDLFKAREIEAMFIDSVVEGATYIKEVQQEKIVCVVSNNHPYKEKKVIQIEELQNEKLIVYPEICDVRKMIMNMFHEIGVKPTIAVETSYAEPMLTMVKAGLGITLLPERAVEQSVRQGNVYVISVEPPLMRKIYFVSHTKDCLLLQSFEDR, from the coding sequence ATGGATTTGGAGGCAGTACGATCGTTTATCGAAGTGAAGCATACGCGAAGTTTATCAAAGGCAAGTAAGATTTTACATATATCTCAACCAGCGCTTAGTAAACAAATTCAAAAGTTAGAAGCGGATTTAGAGGTTACTTTACTTAAGCGTTCTGCGCAAGGAGTGGAGTTAACGGAGGCAGGAGAGTTATTTATAAAAAGAATGGTACCGATTTTGGAACAAATAAATGAAGCAAAAACAGAAATGAGGGGGTATCAAGAGAACCGAAAGTTTTCAATTGGTATACTACCGAGTTTAGCGGAGCATTACATATTAGAATGTAAAGATGTGTTAGGTGATGAGTTCGAAGTAGAGTGGCAAATCGGACATACGGAAGTATTAAGAGATTTATTTAAAGCGCGGGAGATTGAAGCGATGTTCATCGATTCAGTAGTAGAAGGTGCTACGTATATAAAAGAAGTGCAACAAGAGAAAATTGTTTGTGTCGTTTCAAATAATCATCCGTATAAAGAGAAGAAAGTCATTCAAATAGAAGAGCTGCAAAATGAAAAATTAATTGTATATCCAGAAATATGCGATGTAAGGAAAATGATTATGAACATGTTTCATGAGATAGGTGTAAAACCAACTATAGCTGTGGAAACATCTTACGCAGAACCGATGCTTACAATGGTAAAAGCTGGCCTTGGTATCACGTTACTTCCAGAAAGGGCAGTAGAGCAGTCTGTAAGGCAGGGGAATGTATATGTAATTTCTGTTGAACCACCACTCATGCGGAAAATTTATTTCGTATCTCATACGAAAGATTGTTTGTTATTACAATCATTTGAGGATAGGTAG
- a CDS encoding DMT family transporter, protein MNKKQMLIGSFLCLLAVTAWGFMFPVMANALQFIDPFFFTTIRYGSAAIIFLILLLITEGKTSLRLEKRTLSLFFYGTVGFAGYGFLVFYGQQLAGPSGAIHAAMIQSLMPLIALSLQWITKNRRPQNYTFLCMFVALLGVMLVISKGNIHLLFGAASHLSTNILMLCGVTCWVIYTNGGARFQSWSPLRYTTLTCLFGSISLIVIVTFLTYTNIVTMPSLRTVVSVRFELLYMSIIAGVIAVFCWNMGNRYISSINGILFMNLVPILALIGSIFRGYTVDKIEIAGAALTIIALLCNNLWQRKVNIKIPTSVR, encoded by the coding sequence TTGAACAAAAAACAAATGCTAATCGGATCCTTTCTATGCTTACTCGCCGTCACTGCCTGGGGATTTATGTTTCCTGTAATGGCAAATGCCCTGCAATTTATCGATCCGTTCTTCTTCACAACGATTCGCTATGGATCAGCAGCTATTATTTTTCTTATTTTGCTATTAATTACTGAAGGGAAGACTTCACTCCGCTTAGAAAAAAGAACACTTTCTCTGTTCTTTTACGGGACAGTCGGTTTCGCAGGATATGGTTTTCTCGTTTTCTACGGACAACAGCTTGCTGGACCTTCCGGAGCAATTCATGCAGCTATGATTCAGTCCCTTATGCCTCTAATCGCCTTATCACTGCAATGGATAACGAAAAATCGTCGCCCTCAAAACTACACATTTCTTTGTATGTTCGTTGCATTACTCGGTGTTATGCTTGTCATTTCAAAAGGAAATATTCACTTATTATTTGGAGCTGCAAGTCACTTATCGACAAATATATTAATGCTATGCGGTGTTACTTGCTGGGTCATTTATACAAACGGGGGTGCTCGTTTTCAATCTTGGTCACCACTTCGATATACGACATTAACTTGTTTATTTGGCTCCATTTCACTCATCGTTATTGTTACTTTCTTAACGTACACAAATATAGTTACTATGCCGTCACTGCGTACAGTTGTTAGCGTTCGTTTTGAGCTCCTTTATATGTCGATTATCGCAGGAGTTATCGCTGTATTTTGCTGGAATATGGGAAATCGCTATATTTCATCTATTAACGGCATATTATTTATGAATTTAGTCCCTATCCTTGCACTGATTGGTTCTATCTTTCGAGGTTATACAGTCGATAAAATCGAAATTGCTGGAGCTGCATTAACAATTATCGCGCTATTATGTAACAATTTATGGCAAAGAAAAGTAAACATAAAAATCCCCACCTCAGTTCGTTAG
- the refZ gene encoding forespore capture DNA-binding protein RefZ, whose product MKQTKQKVIDAAISLFNTKGYDGTSVRDIAKRADVNVANISYYFAGKQGLLEQLITDFLEGYIHVIEISFEQREYLSAKDVMVQMVRGMLRYQFENRELTRFFYRELSLDTTLIREVMTVYFSKERYYIEQVIRQGQMKQEFQKVSFTMFMTQLKGMINMPFLYPQYISEVLHSFPSETFFIEIYTKEIEQWMEQALCKANMYHEWPRAVHM is encoded by the coding sequence ATGAAGCAGACGAAACAAAAAGTAATTGATGCGGCAATATCGTTGTTTAATACGAAAGGTTATGATGGAACGTCGGTGCGAGACATTGCAAAGCGAGCGGATGTGAATGTAGCGAATATTTCATATTATTTTGCTGGGAAGCAAGGTTTATTAGAACAGCTTATTACCGATTTTTTAGAAGGGTATATTCATGTGATTGAAATTTCGTTTGAACAGAGAGAGTATTTGTCGGCTAAAGATGTGATGGTGCAAATGGTGCGTGGGATGTTACGATATCAATTTGAAAATAGAGAACTAACACGTTTCTTCTACCGAGAGCTTTCGCTTGATACGACATTAATTCGTGAAGTGATGACCGTTTATTTTTCTAAAGAAAGATATTATATAGAGCAAGTTATTAGACAAGGACAAATGAAACAAGAATTTCAGAAAGTATCATTTACAATGTTTATGACGCAATTAAAAGGCATGATAAATATGCCGTTTTTATATCCACAATATATATCAGAAGTACTGCATTCTTTCCCGTCTGAGACATTTTTCATAGAAATATACACGAAAGAGATTGAGCAATGGATGGAACAAGCATTATGTAAAGCAAATATGTACCATGAATGGCCAAGAGCTGTTCATATGTGA
- a CDS encoding GAF domain-containing protein, whose amino-acid sequence MFTKESYAGSRVQQYETVIKQLDALLTGESNVVANLSNASALLNQFLDRVNWVGFYVTEGNQLVLGPFQGMPACVRIPFGRGVCGVAAETKTTQLVADVHQFPGHIACDSASNSEIVVPIVKEGAVIGVLDIDSPEKNRFDEVDQRYLEKFVETLLKHM is encoded by the coding sequence ATGTTTACTAAAGAAAGTTATGCAGGATCTCGCGTGCAGCAATATGAGACAGTAATTAAACAACTGGATGCGTTATTAACTGGCGAATCAAACGTAGTCGCAAACTTATCAAATGCATCCGCATTATTAAACCAATTTTTAGATCGCGTTAATTGGGTTGGCTTTTACGTAACAGAAGGAAATCAGCTTGTCCTTGGACCGTTCCAAGGAATGCCTGCTTGCGTACGCATTCCATTTGGACGAGGCGTTTGCGGCGTAGCAGCTGAAACGAAAACAACGCAGCTTGTAGCGGACGTTCACCAATTCCCAGGTCACATCGCTTGCGATAGTGCTTCTAATTCAGAAATCGTTGTACCGATTGTGAAAGAAGGAGCTGTCATTGGTGTACTTGACATTGATAGTCCTGAAAAGAATCGTTTTGATGAAGTAGATCAGCGCTATTTAGAAAAGTTTGTGGAAACACTCCTAAAACATATGTAA